TCCGCTATCGTGCTCACAGCATCGCTCCTGGCGTCGCGCGTTATTGCCTGGACACGCTCCGTTCCTTCGACGTGGTCCATCTCTACGGCACCTACGACCTCCTGGGCCCCGTCGTCGCTGCCTTCTGCCGCCGGTGGCGCGTCCCCTACGTGCTCGAGCCGCTGGGCATGTTCCGGCCCATCGTGCGGAACATCGGCCCCAAGCGCGCCTACCGGCGCCTCCTGGGCTGGCCGGTGGTGGCCGGGGCGGCGCGCGTGATTGCCACCAGCGAACTGGAGCGGGAGGAGCTCGTGGCCGACGGTGTGCCGGCGGCCAAGGTCGTGGTGCGGCGCAACGGCGTGGAACCTCCCGGTCCCGAGGAGGCCCCGTCGCCGGGGGCCTTCCGCCGGGACGCCGGGGTCGGGCAGGATCAGCCGCTCGTGCTGTACCTGGGGCGGATCTCGAAGATAAAGGGGCTCGACCTGCTTTTGGAGGCGTTCAGTGCGGTGCCAGCGCCGGCAGCTCTGGCCATCGTGGGCCCCGACGACGGCGACGGGTGCCTCCAGGAGCTCGAGCGGCAGCGTGACCGGCTGGGGCTGAACGGTCGCGTGCGGATCATGGGTCCCCGGTTCGGCGCCGACAAATGGGCAGCCCTGGCCGACGCCGACGTGGTTGTGCTGCCGTCGCGCAGCGAGAACTTCGGCAACGCGGCGGCGGAGGCGGTGGCCTGCGGCGTGCCGGTGGTCGTCACCGACCGGTGCGGCATCGCCCCGCTGGTCGCCGACCGGGCCGGGCTCGTCGTGCCCTGCCATGTGGATGCGATTCGCTACGGGCTCTCCCGGCTGCTCGAAGACCCCGACCTGCGGGAGCGGCTGCGCGCCGGGGCCCTCGAGGTACGCCGCGATCTCTCCTGGGACGAGCCTGTGGCCCGGCAGGAGCAGATCTACCTGGAAGTGCTGCGGGAGCACTCGCATCGCAGCACGGCCTTCGTGCCGGAAGAGGGTCACTCGCGCGGCCTTTGATCTGATATGTGCGGCATCGCGGGGCTGTACGGCCCTCCATTGCTCGCTCCTGAGCCCGTCTGGCGGATGGTCGACCGTCTGCGCCACCGGGGGCCCGACGATCGGGGCGTCCACAGCCCGGCTCCCACCGTGGTGCTCGCCAGCACCCGACTCAGCATCCTCGACCTCTCGCCGGCCGGCCATCAGCCCATGAGCAACGAGGACGGCCGGGTGTGGGTGACATTCAACGGCGAGGTCTACAACTTCCGCGCTCTGCGGGCCGACCTGGAGCGTCGAGGGCACGTCTTCCGCTCGCAGACCGACACCGAGGTGGTCGTCCACGCCTACGAGGAATGGGGCGCCGGCTGCGTGGGCCGGCTGCGGGGGATGTTCGCCTTTGCCATCGCCGACGCGCGCGAAGCCGGGCCCCAGGGGGAGGGGGCGAGACTGCTCCTGGCGCGCGACCCCCTGGGTATCAAGCCGCTGTACTACGCCACGGCCGGCGGCCGGTTGCTGTTCGCCTCCGAGGTCCGGGCCCTGCTCGCTTCGGGCCTGGCGCCGCGGCGGCTCTCCACCGAGGGGCTGGCCGCTTACCTGCTGTGGGGGTCCGTGGCTGAGCCGTTGACTCTGGTGGACGGCGTCCGGTCGCTGCCTCCGGGACACCGCCTGACGGCGCAGGTGAACGACGGTGCGCTGCGGGTCGAGGTGGAACCCTACTGGCGCCTGCCGGTCGCCCCCGCGGCTCGTGACGGCATGGCGGACTCCGCCCGGGACGAGTCCGTGGCGGCGGTCCGCCGCCTTCTTGCGGAAACCGTCGGCCTCCACCTCGTCGCCGACGTCCCCGTGGGCGTCTTCCTGAGCGGCGGCGTGGACTCCACGTGCGTGGCCGCTCTGGCCGCCGAGGCCCACGGCGCGATCTCCACGGTGACGGTGGCTTTCCCGGAAGAGGCCGACAGGAACGAAGCCGCCCTGGCCCGCGAGACGGCCCGGCGGCTGGGCACGCGACACCGCGAGGTGGTCCTCACAGGCCAGGAGGCGCTGCGGCGCCTCGACGAGGCGGTGGCGGCCCTGGACCAACCCAGCATGGACGGCATCAATACCTACTTTGTCTCGTGGGGGGCGCGGCAGGCCGGCCTGAAGGTGGCCCTCTCGGGGCTGGGCGGCGACGAGCTGTTCGGCGGCTACACCACCTTCGTCGCAGTTCCCCGATTGGAGGCTCTGGCAGCCCTGGCCCGCCGGGCTCCTCTCCCGGCGAAGTGGGCGGCGCGGGCTACCCGTGCGCTTCCCGGGCTGAGCCCCGAT
This genomic interval from Armatimonadota bacterium contains the following:
- a CDS encoding glycosyltransferase — protein: MRSLKILNVSQVYLPNGSASGQAVKVDAISRHLAEHGHRVTVLTASAGFGATPVRCKTVDVVCLRSVIRYRAHSIAPGVARYCLDTLRSFDVVHLYGTYDLLGPVVAAFCRRWRVPYVLEPLGMFRPIVRNIGPKRAYRRLLGWPVVAGAARVIATSELEREELVADGVPAAKVVVRRNGVEPPGPEEAPSPGAFRRDAGVGQDQPLVLYLGRISKIKGLDLLLEAFSAVPAPAALAIVGPDDGDGCLQELERQRDRLGLNGRVRIMGPRFGADKWAALADADVVVLPSRSENFGNAAAEAVACGVPVVVTDRCGIAPLVADRAGLVVPCHVDAIRYGLSRLLEDPDLRERLRAGALEVRRDLSWDEPVARQEQIYLEVLREHSHRSTAFVPEEGHSRGL
- the asnB gene encoding asparagine synthase (glutamine-hydrolyzing), with the translated sequence MCGIAGLYGPPLLAPEPVWRMVDRLRHRGPDDRGVHSPAPTVVLASTRLSILDLSPAGHQPMSNEDGRVWVTFNGEVYNFRALRADLERRGHVFRSQTDTEVVVHAYEEWGAGCVGRLRGMFAFAIADAREAGPQGEGARLLLARDPLGIKPLYYATAGGRLLFASEVRALLASGLAPRRLSTEGLAAYLLWGSVAEPLTLVDGVRSLPPGHRLTAQVNDGALRVEVEPYWRLPVAPAARDGMADSARDESVAAVRRLLAETVGLHLVADVPVGVFLSGGVDSTCVAALAAEAHGAISTVTVAFPEEADRNEAALARETARRLGTRHREVVLTGQEALRRLDEAVAALDQPSMDGINTYFVSWGARQAGLKVALSGLGGDELFGGYTTFVAVPRLEALAALARRAPLPAKWAARATRALPGLSPDARGKVADLLAAPDLLPHPYALARALFPPHRVLALLNGTAAAAPGGPWADRLADLAARSRELGPFGRVSTLELGTYLVNTLLRDTDAMSMAHSLEVRVPFIDREVVEFVASLPDAWRAGRLGPRRGAKALLLEALGDRLPEAVVRGRKRTFTLPWERWLRGPLRGRVEEGIEAIPEPLRLFLDPVEVRAVWRDFLARRTGWSRPWALYVLNEWVRRHLVV